The proteins below are encoded in one region of Triticum aestivum cultivar Chinese Spring chromosome 1B, IWGSC CS RefSeq v2.1, whole genome shotgun sequence:
- the LOC123141956 gene encoding probable serine acetyltransferase 5 gives MPAGQQPPAREPDGGDSNHHPHPPPPTPALPSEVVPAYPPPESEDDESWVWTQIKAEARRDADAEPALASFLYATVLSHPSLPRSLSFHLANKLCSSTLLSTLLYDLFLASLTAHPSLRAAVVADLLAARARDPACVGFSHCLLNYKGFLAIQAHRVAHVLWAQNRRPLALALQSRVADVFAVDIHPAAVVGKAILLDHATGVVIGETAVVGDNVSILHHVTLGGTGKAVGDRHPKIGDGVLIGAGATILGNVMIGAGAKIGAGSVVLIDVPARSTAVGNPARLIGGRKGESDKDEDMPGESMDHTSFIRQWSDYTI, from the coding sequence ATGCCGGCGGGCCAGCAGCCACCGGCGCGCGAGCCCGACGGCGGCGACTCCAACCACCACCCCCACCCGCCGCCCCCCACGCCCGCGCTCCCGTCCGAGGTGGTGCCGGCCTACCCGCCGCCGGAGTCGGAGGACGACGAGTCCTGGGTGTGGACGCAGATCAAGGCGGAGGCCCGGCGCGACGCCGACGCCGAGCCGGCGCTCGCCTCCTTCCTCTACGCCACGGTGCTCTCCCACCCCTCCCTGCCCCGCTCCCTCTCCTTCCACCTCGCCAACAAGCTCTGctcctccaccctcctctccacgCTCCTCTACGACCTCTTCCTCGCCTCCCTCACCGCGCAcccctccctccgcgccgccgtcgtcgccgaccTCCTCGCCGCGCGCGCCCGCGACCCCGCCTGCGTCGGATTCTCCCACTGCCTCCTCAACTACAAGGGCTTCCTCGCCATCCAGGCGCACCGCGTCGCGCACGTGCTCTGGGCGCAGAACCGCCGCCCGCTCGCGCTCGCCCTCCAGTCCCGCGTCGCCGACGTCTTCGCCGTCGACATccaccccgccgccgtcgtcggcAAGGCCATCCTCCTCGACCACGCCACCGGCGTCGTCATCGGGGAGACCGCCGTCGTCGGTGACAACGTCTCCATCCTCCACCACGTCACCCTGGGTGGGACTGGCAAGGCGGTCGGCGACCGCCACCCCAAGATTGGGGACGGCGTGCTCATAGGTGCCGGCGCCACAATCCTCGGCAACGTCATGATTGGAGCCGGGGCCAAGATTGGGGCTGGCTCCGTGGTGCTGATAGATGTGCCGGCGCGGAGCACGGCGGTGGGGAACCCTGCCAGGCTCATCGGAGGGAGGAAGGGCGAGTCCGACAAGGACGAGGACATGCCCGGAGAGTCCATGGATCACACCTCCTTCATACGGCAGTGGTCCGACTACACCATCTGA